A genomic window from Yarrowia lipolytica chromosome 1D, complete sequence includes:
- a CDS encoding uncharacterized protein (Compare to YALI0D01089g, similar to Saccharomyces cerevisiae HOM6 (YJR139C); ancestral locus Anc_4.374, similar to uniprot|P31116 Saccharomyces cerevisiae YJR139c HOM6 homoserine dehydrogenase): MSKAVNIAIIGTGLVGKAFINQLAAVKSSIAYNVVLIARSSKTLISKDFKPLSLTNWESELNSSPVGAMSFTEINDFLKKSPLPVILVDNTSNEALANEYPTFVNSGISIATPNKKAFSSDLKTWEAIFGGAEKSGALVYHEATVGAGLPVISTLNDLIATGDEVETVEGIVSGTLSYIFNEFSTLSGSDVKFSDVVTKAKQLGYTEPDPREDLNGLDVARKVTILARLSGFDVESPTAFPVQSLIPKPLETASSADEFLQKLPEYDADLAKLRDEAFAEKKVLRFVGSINKGTGKVEVGIQKYDASHPFASLKGSDNIIAFKTKRYPNPLVIQGAGAGDEVTAAGVLADVFKAAQRLAK; encoded by the coding sequence atgTCCAAGGCTGTTAACATTGCTATTATCGGAACCGGCCTTGTCGGAAAGGCCTTCATCAACCAGCTTGCCGCCGTCAAATCCTCCATTGCCTACAATGTCGTTCTCATCGCTCGATCTTCTAAGACCCTCATCTCCAAGGACTTCAAGCCCCTCTCCCTGACCAACTGGGAGTCCGAGCTCAACTCCTCCCCCGTCGGAGCCATGTCTTTCACCGAGATCAACGACTTCCTCAAGAAGTCTCCTCTGCCCGTCATTCTGGTTgacaacacctccaacgaGGCCCTGGCCAACGAGTACCCTACTTTTGTCAACTCTGGTATCTCCATTGCCACCcccaacaagaaggccttctcctccgATCTTAAGACCTGGGAGGCCATCTTCGGCGGCGCTGAGAAGTCCGGCGCTCTTGTCTACCATGAGGCTACTGTCGGTGCCGGTCTGCCCGTCATCTCTACCCTCAATGACCTCATTGCCACCGGTGACGAGGTCGAGACCGTCGAGGGTATTGTTTCCGGAACTCTGTCTTACATCTTCAACGAGTTCTCCACCCTCTCTGGCTCTGACGTTAAGTTCTCCGACGTTgtcaccaaggccaagcagctcgGATACACCGAGCCCGATCCCCGAGAGGATCTCAATGGTCTGGATGTCGCCCGAAAGGTCACCATTCTGGCTCGACTCTCTGGCTTCGACGTGGAGTCTCCCACTGCCTTCCCTGTTCAGTCCCTGATTCCCAAGCCCCTCGAGACTGCCTCTTCCGCCGATGAgttcctccagaagctcccCGAGTATGACGCCGACCTTGCTAAGCTTCGAGACGAGGCTTtcgccgagaagaaggttCTCCGATTCGTCGGTTCCATCAACAAGGGCACCGGCAAGGTCGAGGTTGGTATTCAGAAGTACGATGCCTCTCATCCCTTTGCCTCCCTCAAGGGCTCCGATAACATTATCGCCTTCAAGACCAAGCGATACCCCAACCCTCTGGTCATCCAGGgagctggtgctggagacgaggtcactgctgctggtgttcTTGCCGACGTTTTCAAGGCTGCCCAGCGACTTGCCAAATAG
- a CDS encoding uncharacterized protein (Compare to YALI0D01111g, similar to uniprot|P39932 Saccharomyces cerevisiae YDR536w STL1 member of the sugar permease family) translates to MMMSCLNTDYHNAHANHPLYISGEPSPCFLLFHIAIQYNFNMGRNWLAFSQASTEVKTEFLGLRGQKLHRAVAFIAGMGFLLFGYDQGVMGGLLTLPRFIHQFPKMDTSDYVPEETRKFNTTIQGVSVGIYEIGCMIGALFTMWAGDKLGRRRMIFWGSIIMTIGAILQCASYSLGQFITGRVVSGVGNGFITATVPMFQSECAKPERRGALVMMEGALITGGIALSYWIDFGFYWVNNDADWRFPIAFQIIFSMFLTFTVMSLPESPRWLVKKQRFDEAAGVFSALEDVPIDDPYVIDQIAEVKESIMMEQLAQLGVDGSEAREKIASGEFQMGAELPFLEQMKLLFTFGKKKNFHRTMLAYWNQVMQQITGINLITYYAAYIYETSVGMNATNSRILAACNGTEYFLASWVAFYTIERFGRRKLMLFGAIGQACTMAILTGTVYAASPPEDGGLDNSGAGIAAAVFLFVFNTFFAIGWLGMTWLYPAEITSLEIRAPANGLSTSGNWVFNFMVVMITPVAFDTIKWKTYIIFACINAAMVPVVYFFYPETAGRSLEEIDKIFAESNPRTPWDVVGIARRMPRESALTRRKQGVNQTFDNSNEKAVVEENTESAVGSTTGSASPSFENVSQA, encoded by the coding sequence ATGATGATGTCATGTTTGAACACAGACTATCACAATGCTCACGCGAATCATCCATTATATATATCCGGGGAGCCCTCCCCGTGTTTTCTCTTGTTCCATATAGCTATTCAGTACAACTTCAACATGGGACGAAACTGGCTAGCGTTTTCACAAGCCTCCACTGAGGTCAAGACCGAGTTTCTGGGTCTTCGAGGCCAGAAGCTCCACCGAGCCGTGGCCTTCATTGCCGGTATGGGTTTCCTGCTGTTCGGATACGACCAGGGAGTCATGGGTGGTCTGCTGACCCTCCCCCGGTTCATCCACCAGTTCCCCAAGATGGACACCTCCGACTACGTTCCTGAGGAGACCCGAAAgttcaacaccaccatccAGGGTGTGTCTGTCGGTATTTACGAGATTGGATGTATGATCGGCGCTCTGTTCACCATGTGGGCCGGAGACAAACTCGGTCGACGACGTATGATTTTCTGGGGCTCTATCATCATGACTATTGGTGCCATTCTGCAGTGTGCTTCTTACTCTCTTGGTCAGTTCATTACCGGTCGAGTTGTTTCTGGTGTTGGTAACGGTTTTATCACCGCCACTGTTCCCATGTTCCAGTCCGAGTGTGCCAAGCCTGagcgacgaggagctcTCGTCATGATGGAGGGTGCCCTTATCACCGGTGGTATTGCCCTCTCTTACTGGATCGATTTTGGCTTCTACTGGGTCAACAACGATGCCGACTGGCGATTCCCTATTGCTTTCCAgatcatcttctccatgttcCTCACCTTCACCGTCATGTCTCTTCCCGAATCTCCCCGATGGCTTGTCAAGAAGCAACGATTCGACGAGGCTGCTGGTGTCTTCTCTGCTCTCGAGGATGTGCCTATTGATGACCCTTACGTGATTGACCAGATCgccgaggtcaaggagtcCATCATGATGGAGCAGCTTGCCCAGCTTGGTGTTGACGGATCCGAGGCTCGAGAGAAGATTGCCTCTGGAGAGTTCCAGATGGGTGCTGAGCTGCCCTTCTTGGAACAGATGAAGCTGCTCTTCACCTttggcaagaagaagaacttccACCGAACCATGCTGGCCTACTGGAACCAGGTCATGCAGCAGATTACCGGTATCAACCTGATTACCTACTACGCCGCCTACATTTACGAGACATCTGTTGGTATGAACGCCACCAACTCGCGAATTCTCGCTGCCTGTAACGGTACTGAGTACTTCCTCGCCTCCTGGGTTGCCTTCTACACCATTGAGCGATTCGGAAGACGAAAGCTCATGTTGTTCGGAGCCATTGGTCAGGCTTGCACCATGGCTATTCTTACTGGAACTGTCTACGCCGCTTCTCCTCCCGAGGACGGTGGACTTGACAACTCTGGCGCTGGTATTGCAGCTGCCgtcttcctcttcgtcTTTAACACCTTCTTCGCCATTGGCTGGCTCGGAATGACCTGGCTGTACCCTGCCGAGATCACCTCTCTGGAGATCCGAGCCCCCGCCAACGGTCTGTCCACCTCCGGTAACTGGGTCTTCAACTTCATGGTCGTCATGATCACCCCCGTTGCCTTCGATACAATCAAGTGGAAGACTTACATCATTTTCGCCTGCATCAACGCCGCCATGGTCCCCGTGGTCTACTTCTTCTACCCCGAGACCGCTGGACGATCTctcgaggagattgacaagATCTTCGCCGAGTCCAACCCCCGAACTCCCTGGGATGTTGTTGGCATTGCCCGACGAATGCCCCGAGAGTCTGCTCTTACCCGACGAAAGCAGGGTGTCAACCAGACCTTCGACAACTCCAACGAGAAGGCTGTGGTCGAGGAGAACACCGAGTCCGCTGTTGGCTCCACCACCGGCTCTgcctctccttcttttgAGAACGTTTCTCAAGCTTAA